The Argopecten irradians isolate NY chromosome 16, Ai_NY, whole genome shotgun sequence genome window below encodes:
- the LOC138310029 gene encoding uncharacterized protein: MPVVSIRIQRFDIILEASNETGIIGGRHSKTFKIKCETVNIKPYYLNATVNGNIGGQSNPSVVAMATTPTPTPVTSLLMVIKDTSNTNVTRAEIGQKLTIAIKIPDKTTIKPTECKASGNGKEVTLWTESGCTYNEDLFGTNWLKRNETSEISNTMYGFRFVGSESVTILCRVRVCPDGYKGDKCDLNCHTKRKRTNRLSDDVTMEQASASLAITDSPIIVLVVLSV; the protein is encoded by the exons aattcaACGGTTTGATATCATACTTGAGGCGAGCAATGAGACAGGCATCATTGGAGGTCGACACTCCAAAACTTTCAAAATCAAGTGTGAGACTGTCAACATAAAACCCTACTATCTAAATGCAACAGTGAACGGAAATATTGG TGGCCAATCCAATCCTTCTGTCGTAGCTATGGCAACTACACCAACCCCTACTCCAGTAACTTCACTATTAATGGTAATTAAGGACACCAGCAACACTAATGTAACTCGAGCAGAAATCGGTCAGAAGTTGACTATTGCCATAAAAATACCAG ATAAAACAACAATCAAGCCAACAGAATGTAAGGCGAGTGGAAATGGCAAAGAAGTTACGCTTTGGACGGAATCTGg CTGTACGTATAACGAAGATCTATTCGGCACGAATTGGCTAAAACGTAATGAAACATCTGAAATTTCAAACACCATGTACGGTTTCCGGTTTGTAGGATCCGAATCAGTCACGATCTTGTGCAGAGTGCGTGTGTGTCCAGATGGGTATAAAGGAGATAAATGCGATTTG AACTGCCATACAAAGAGGAAGAGGACTAATCGTCTGTCAGATGACGTAACCATGGAGCAGGCCTCCGCATCCCTGGCTATTACCGATTCTCCGATAATAGTACTAGTGGTGCTGAGC GTCTAA